CATAGCGAGGAAAGGGCTGATAATTCTGAACAAGTTCAGCGCAATAGTTGTTTGTAGAAATCCAAACCGGAATTGTTTTTTCCAGCAGCACAAAGCATAAAATGGAATAAGCAGTAAGAAGAACCACAGAAAAATTTTTGAAGAGAAAATAACCGCACGAAGCAAGAAAAAAATAAAAAAAGAAAGATGCCGGATATCCATAGCGGTCGGGATAAATATATTTCAGGAAAGAAGAATCAATAAACAGCACAGGCAAAAGAAAAACAAGGAAGCAGGAAAAAATGGCAAGCAGAAAAATTCCGTCTTCTTTTTTTCTTTTCAAGATTTTCCAAAAGAAAAAACCAGCAAGCGAAACACCCGCCAGGAACAAAGCAATCACAAAAAAAATGTTTGCAGAAAAATTCCGGAGCAGCAAATCCAGTTCATCTGAAGAAAAATAGCGGTAGAAAAGAAAAAACTTTGCAAAATATTTCAAAATGGTTTTCGGAAAATTGAATGACTGTGAAATGTCGGCAAAAGTTCCATCGTGCCAAAGCCAGTGCCCGCTCCACAGATGATTCACAAAAAAATAAAAAACAATGAAAACTACTTGCGGAAAGATTATTCCGGAAAAAAATTTCTTTGCCGGCAAATTATTTTTCTGTGTTCTCCAAAAAAGGAAAAACAACACCGCATACGCTGCCGGAAGCACCAGCGCGGGTTCGTTTAAAAAAATTCCAATCAGGAATAAAACATGAAGTAAAATAATTTTTCGGGAAGAAGGTTTGTCTAAACTAGAAATGAAAATTAAAATTCCAAGATAGATAACCGATACATTAAGAAGCCAGCGCACGCTGATGGGCGCCCACAACACATCTTCGGTTTGAAAGGGAGAGATTAAAAAAATAAACGAAGCGAAGAAGGGAATCACCCTGTTTCTTTCCCCGGTCAAACTCATGATTATTTTTTCGGCAAGCAAATATCCGACAAAAGCATTCAACGCATGAAAAAATACAGAGGTGCTTATCCAGCAAACCGAATTTATTCCGAATAAATAATAAAGAAATGAAAAAACAGGAAACCAAATCAGATGAGGCGGAGTGTGCTCATAAAAACTTGTAATGCATCCCGAAAAAAATCCATCCTTAAACCAATATGCCTGTGAATAATTATCGGCAGGAATGAAAATGTGAAAGCAATTTCGGTAAACAAGTAAACACAATGAAAGAAAAAAAATAAAAATAAAAATATTTTTCCTGGGCATAAATCAAAGATATGGATTCGCAGGATATGAAATAAATCTTTCACTTGCCTTTTTCGTACTTTCGTATAATTTCGCTTTTCGATGATTAGAAAAAACATCCCCAACTTTTTTACGCTCTGCAACCTATTCAGCGGGTGCATTGCAATTGTTTTTGCCTTCGAAGGAAATTTAGTTTGGAGCGCTTACATGGTTGGATTTTCCTGCGTGTTTGATTTTTTAGACGGGCTTGTTGCGCGCGCGTTAAAAGTAAATTCCGAAATAGGAAAGCAATTAGATTCTCTGGCGGATATGGTTTCGTTTGGCGTGGTGCCGGGAATTATCATCTTTCAATTATTAAAAATGAATGCCTCGCCTTCTTTTATTCATTTTTGGTTTGATGATATAATCCCTGCAACAATTGCATTCATAATAACAATTTTTTCGTCTATTCGTCTTGCTAAATTTAATTTGGACACAAGGCAAAGCGATTCTTTCATTGGTTTACCTACTCCGGCAAATACAATTTTTATTGCATCACTTCCAATTATTTTGCAAATGCAATATGACAATGAAACAATAAAACAATTTATTATCAATCCTGATTTCCTTATTTCCCTATCCCTAATTTCTTCTTTCCTCCTCATTGCTCCTCTTTCTCTCTTCGCTCTCAAGTTTAAAAATTTTTCCTGGGCAGATAATAAAGTGCGCTACATTTTTCTTTTGCTCTCAGTTGTTCTGTTGGTCATTTTTAAATTCATGGGTATTCCTTTAATAATAATTTTGTATATCGTTTTATCAATCATAAATAATTTTGTCGCAAAAAAATTCGTATGAAATTTAAAGCAGAGATAAATGTAATGCCGCTAAAAGCATTGCTCGACCCACAGGGAAAAGCGGTAACAGGAAGCATGAAAAATATTGGTCTTTCCGAAATTCAGAATGTGAGAATCGGAAAACATATTTCACTGGAGGTTGAAGCGGAGGATAAAGAAGCTGCTCAGAAAAAAGTTGAAAGCGCCTGCAAAAAACTTTTGACAAATCCGATAATGGAATTTTTTGAGCTTGTGATTGAGGAAACGAAATAATTTTAGTCCAGTTTCAACACCGCAACAAACGCGCTCTGAGGAATTTCAACATTGCCGATTTGTTTCATCTTTTTCTTTCCTTCTTTTTGTTTCTCCAGAAGTTTTCTCTTTCGGGAAATATCGCCTCCGTAACATTTGGCGGTTACATCTTTTCTGAGAGCGGAAATATTTTCGCGCGCAACTATTTTTGCTCCGATAGCTGCCTGAATCGGAATCTGGAATTGTTGTTTCGGGATAAGTTCTTTTAACTTTTCACATAATCTTCTTCCGAACTCGTGCGCGTGGCTGCGGTGAATGAGAGATGAAAGCGCATCCACTTGTTCCGCGTTCACCAAAATATCGAGTTTCACCAAATCGGATTCGCGGTATTCAAGCGGATGATAATCGAACGAAGCATAACCTTTGGAAATGCTTTTCAGCTTATCGTAAAAATCAAAAACAACTTCTCCGAGCGGAAGTTCAAAGGTTAATTCGACTCTGTCAGTTGTTAAGTAAACCTGGTTTTTTATTATTCCTCTTTTTTCCATGCAGAGGTTCATAATGTTTCCGATGTATTCTGATTTTGTAATAATGTTCGCTATGATGTACGGCTCTTCCACTTTTAAAATATAATTCGGCTCGGGCATTTCGGAAGGATTGTTCAGCAGTTTCATTTTTCCGTCCGTAGTGTAAATTTTATAACCAACGTTCGGAACGGTTGTAATCACATTCATATTAAATTCCCGATCCAAACGTTCCTGCACAATTTCCATGTGAAGCAATCCTAAAAATCCACAGCGGAAACCAAAACCAAGCGCGGCAGAACTTTCCGGTTCCCACGTGAGAGAAGCGTCATTCAATTTTAATTTTTCCATCGCATCGCGGAGTTCCGCAAAATCATCCGTACTCACCGGATAAATTCCTGCAAACACCATCGGCTTCACATCTTCAAATCCCTGGATTGGCTCAGCAGAATTTTCCGAATGCGTAATCGTGTCGCCCACTTTCACTTCGCTCGCCTGCTTGATTCCGGAAATTACATAGCCAACATTTCCCACGCTTAT
The sequence above is drawn from the Bacteroidota bacterium genome and encodes:
- the pssA gene encoding CDP-diacylglycerol--serine O-phosphatidyltransferase produces the protein MIRKNIPNFFTLCNLFSGCIAIVFAFEGNLVWSAYMVGFSCVFDFLDGLVARALKVNSEIGKQLDSLADMVSFGVVPGIIIFQLLKMNASPSFIHFWFDDIIPATIAFIITIFSSIRLAKFNLDTRQSDSFIGLPTPANTIFIASLPIILQMQYDNETIKQFIINPDFLISLSLISSFLLIAPLSLFALKFKNFSWADNKVRYIFLLLSVVLLVIFKFMGIPLIIILYIVLSIINNFVAKKFV
- the purS gene encoding phosphoribosylformylglycinamidine synthase subunit PurS, yielding MKFKAEINVMPLKALLDPQGKAVTGSMKNIGLSEIQNVRIGKHISLEVEAEDKEAAQKKVESACKKLLTNPIMEFFELVIEETK
- the lepA gene encoding elongation factor 4 encodes the protein MSIDQKYIRNFCIIAHIDHGKSTLADRLLEITKTINKRDMMAQVLDDMDLERERGITIKSHAIQMEYIYKGEKYYLNLIDTPGHVDFSYEVSRAIAACEGALLLVDASQGIQAQTISNMYLALNNDLEIIPVMNKVDMDAAKPEEVADQMVNIIGCKQEEIIKASARTGLGVDEILSAIIEKIPPPKGKSDAPLQALIFDSMFNTFRGIVAYFRVFNGEIKKGDKIKFAATGKEYTAEEVGILKLKQLPREKISVGNVGYVISGIKQASEVKVGDTITHSENSAEPIQGFEDVKPMVFAGIYPVSTDDFAELRDAMEKLKLNDASLTWEPESSAALGFGFRCGFLGLLHMEIVQERLDREFNMNVITTVPNVGYKIYTTDGKMKLLNNPSEMPEPNYILKVEEPYIIANIITKSEYIGNIMNLCMEKRGIIKNQVYLTTDRVELTFELPLGEVVFDFYDKLKSISKGYASFDYHPLEYRESDLVKLDILVNAEQVDALSSLIHRSHAHEFGRRLCEKLKELIPKQQFQIPIQAAIGAKIVARENISALRKDVTAKCYGGDISRKRKLLEKQKEGKKKMKQIGNVEIPQSAFVAVLKLD